One part of the Streptomyces nigra genome encodes these proteins:
- a CDS encoding helix-turn-helix domain-containing protein — MDTENPSAPARPQSRIRGKNHPDGHRTAGIVHDHVRHTENFTVIGNDLAQHPELSLLAIGLACHIQSVRPGTAVDIKTLAARFPEGPTRIAAALRELEEHGYLRRTRERTATGRIVTRTVSCNRPGHRGAREQTTRRPARRTSLEEPAPRKRLPAVPQPSRPWTALLQTAVDVLSGLRREDPRLLLSATDAEHLAPGVAAWLERDITPTAVRRALTDNLPHEPLIRPAAFLAHRLTAQLPPPPPLRPPAPPAPEPRHRLQTCEGCDRAFRSPTPGRCRDCRSAGHVAGRLA; from the coding sequence ATGGATACCGAAAACCCTAGCGCGCCCGCGCGCCCCCAGTCCCGTATCCGGGGCAAGAACCACCCCGACGGGCACAGGACCGCCGGCATCGTCCACGACCACGTCCGCCACACCGAGAACTTCACGGTGATCGGCAACGACCTGGCCCAGCACCCGGAGCTGTCCCTTCTCGCCATCGGACTGGCCTGCCACATCCAGTCCGTGCGGCCGGGCACCGCCGTCGACATCAAGACGCTCGCCGCCCGCTTCCCCGAGGGCCCCACGAGGATCGCCGCCGCCCTGCGCGAGCTGGAAGAGCACGGCTACCTGCGCCGCACCCGCGAACGTACGGCGACGGGCCGGATCGTCACCCGCACGGTCTCCTGCAACCGGCCGGGCCACCGGGGCGCCCGCGAGCAGACCACCCGCAGGCCCGCCCGCCGCACCTCCCTCGAGGAGCCCGCACCCCGCAAGCGACTGCCCGCCGTCCCCCAGCCGTCCCGTCCCTGGACCGCCCTCCTCCAGACGGCCGTCGACGTCCTGTCGGGCCTGCGCCGCGAGGACCCGCGCCTGCTCCTGTCCGCCACGGACGCCGAGCACCTCGCCCCCGGTGTCGCCGCCTGGCTGGAGCGCGACATCACCCCCACCGCCGTACGGCGTGCCCTCACCGACAACCTGCCGCACGAGCCCCTGATCCGCCCGGCGGCCTTCCTGGCCCACCGCCTGACGGCCCAGCTCCCGCCCCCACCCCCGCTCCGCCCCCCGGCGCCACCGGCCCCTGAACCCCGCCACCGGCTCCAGACCTGCGAAGGCTGCGACCGAGCCTTCCGCTCCCCCACCCCAGGCCGCTGCCGCGACTGCCGATCCGCTGGACATGTCGCAGGGCGCCTAGCATGA
- a CDS encoding ATP-binding protein produces MNQKPDSPGHPVRNFSVLLSPTPRGARLARLLATEQLRRWDLPLDPARLIVAELANNAATHGRVPGRNFQLLLYVVGTTLRIEVTDTCGDELPHHEAPDPTAESGRGLTLVTALADRWGVSRSLPPRKTVWAELAVRAAQSPERDRPHSGPTCAPYVLPTGEKAPRQAPPLPPAGQTHSRE; encoded by the coding sequence GTGAATCAGAAGCCCGACTCCCCCGGACACCCTGTCCGCAACTTCAGCGTGCTGCTGTCCCCGACCCCCCGGGGTGCCCGCCTCGCCCGCCTGCTCGCCACGGAACAACTCCGTCGCTGGGACCTCCCGTTGGACCCGGCCCGGCTCATCGTGGCCGAACTGGCGAACAACGCCGCCACCCACGGTCGCGTCCCCGGCCGGAACTTCCAGCTCCTGCTCTACGTGGTCGGCACGACGCTCCGCATCGAGGTCACGGACACGTGCGGTGACGAACTCCCGCACCACGAAGCCCCCGACCCCACCGCCGAATCCGGCCGCGGCCTCACCCTCGTGACCGCCCTCGCCGACCGCTGGGGCGTCTCCCGCAGCCTGCCACCCCGTAAGACGGTCTGGGCCGAACTCGCCGTCCGCGCCGCTCAGTCACCGGAACGTGACCGCCCACACTCCGGTCCCACCTGCGCTCCCTATGTACTACCCACTGGGGAGAAAGCACCCCGCCAAGCCCCACCCCTCCCTCCCGCCGGGCAAACTCACTCCCGCGAGTGA